The DNA sequence AGACCGGTGTGCTCCGCGAGCGGCAGGAACTCGGCCGGCGCGAGCACCCCGCGCACCGGATGGTTCCAGCGCACGAGCGCCTCGAAGCCACGGATCGCGCCCGTGCGCAGCTCGAGCTGCGGCTGGTAGTAGAGCACCAGCTCGCCGGTCTCGATCGCGTGGCGCAGCTCGCCGAGCATCGTGAGCCGCGTCCGACTGCTGCTGTCCTGGTCGATCGCGAAGAGCTCCGCGCCGCTGTGCGTGCGCTTGGCGACGTACATCGCGATGTCGGCGCGCTGCATGAGCGCGGCCGCAGTCGTGCCGTGCGCGGGCGCGACCGCCACCCCGATGCTCGCATCGAGCTCGACCGGCAGGCCGTCGACGGTGATCGGCCGGCGGAACACCGACAGCGCGCGCTGCGCGGCATCGAGCGCCGCGGGCGCGGCGGTGACGGTCCGCAGCAACACGGCGAACTCGTCGCCGCCGAGTCGCGCCACGGTCGCACCGGGGATCGCGTCCTGCAACCGGCGCCCGAGTTCCTGGAGCACGATGTCGCCACAGGCGTGGCCGAGCACGTCGTTGACGTCCTTGAAGCGATCGACGTCGACGAGCAACACGGCGACGTGCCCGCGGCGCGACTCGACTTCGCGCAACGCCTCGGTCGTCAGCTCGTCGAAGCGCGCGCGGTTCACGAGATCGGTGAGCGGATCGTGCGCGGCGAGATGCTCGTTGCGGCGCAGCTCTTTGCGAAGGCGACGCGACGCGCTCTGCACGATCCGGAACAGCGCGAGGTACAGCAGACCGAGCCCGGCGATGATGATCACCCAGAGGTGCAGCACGTCCTCGTGGATCCCCTGCGCGATCGGCGCGTACGGCAGGTAGATCTCGAACGCGCCTTCGGGCTTGTCACCCGCGTCGAACCGCAACGGCGTGTACACCTCGAGCAGCCGGGCGCCCGAGCCGCGGTCCTGTGTGTTCTCGTCCTCGGACAGATTGCTGACGTCCGACGCGGTCTCGCCCTCGAGCGCCTCGCGCACGTCGTCGTCGGTCGGGAACCGCCGGCCGATCAGACTCGCGTCGTCCGAGTACACGACCCGCAGGTCGCGGTTCCAGATCTTGATGCGCGCGATGTCGTGGTTCTGGAAGCCGGCTTCGAGCGCGTTGTTCATGTAGCCGATGTCGATGGGCGTCAGCCCGTTCGCGAGCTCCCCCGAGTTCAGCCGCGGCTGCACCGCGAGCCGCGCCGCGAGCACCGCGGTCTGCCGCGCGCTCGCGAGGTTGCGGTTCGTGATCGCGTTGCCGACGCTGCGGGCAAGCACGATGCCGAGCGCGCAGATCAGAACCGCGCTGAGAACGGCGAAACGCGACACGACGCCGAGACGACGATGCACCAGAGGACTCCAGGAGATCCGGGGATCTCCTTCCTCTATCGACCCTGGTCAGAGGCCCTTGAGGGCGCTCACGCGACGGTCGAGTAGGTCTCCCAGATCAGGGCCTCGGCGCCGTCGGGACCGGCCGCCAGGGAGCCCGCTCCGCCGCTGGCGAGGCGGAGGGCGTCGCCTTCGGCGACGGCCAGGGCCTCGGACGAGCCCGCGCCTGCGAAGGTCGCCGAGCCACGGGCGACGAAGACGTGGACGAAGGGCGCGTCCGGAACCGTCGCCGTCTCGCCGGCTCCCAGGCGCGCGACCCAGAGCGTGGCGTCGGCCTGGTGGATCGTGATCGCGGCATCGGCGGCGCGCCCGCCCGACGCGAGCGGGAACAACCCGCCCGCTGCGAGCCGGTCGCCGACATCGCGCTGCTCGTAGCCGGGCGCGACACCGCCCCGGTCCGGCGGCACCCACATCTGCACGAAGTGCACGGGCTCGGTCGCGCTCGCGTTCATCTCCGAGTGCTGGATTCCCGCGCCCGCGCTCATGCGCTGCGCGAGCCCCGGCGCGATCACGTCGTCGGTACCCGTGCTGTCGCGATGCCGCAGCGCGCCGTCGAGCACCCACGTCACGATCTCCATGTCGCGGTGGCCGTGTGTACCGAAGCCACCGCCCGCGACGACGCGGTCGTCGTTGTTCACGAGCAGGAGTCCGTGGTGGGTGTTCGCCGGGTCGTGGTGACCGCCGAAGGAGAACGAGTGCCACGAGTCGAGCCAGTCGATCTCCGTGTGCATCCGATCACGTGCACGCACGTGCTCGATGCTCATTCGCTCGCGCCTTCGACCGCGTGAAAAGCCACCGTCATGCCGCCACGTCCTCCCGGACCGGCTCCTCGAGCGCGATCGTGAGCACGTCGCGCACGTCGGACACCGGGTGGAAGTGCATCACATCGCGCACCGCTTCGGGGACGTCGTCGAGATCGCCTTCGTTGTCGATCGGGATCACGACGTCGGTGAGGCCGGCGCGGTGCGCGGCGAGCACCTTCTGCTTGAGCCCGCCGATCGGCAGCACGCGACCCTGCAGCGTCACCTCGCCGGTCATGCCGACGTTCGGTCGCACCGGACGCCCGCTGAGCAGGCTCGCGAGC is a window from the Acidimicrobiia bacterium genome containing:
- a CDS encoding EAL domain-containing protein; its protein translation is MHRRLGVVSRFAVLSAVLICALGIVLARSVGNAITNRNLASARQTAVLAARLAVQPRLNSGELANGLTPIDIGYMNNALEAGFQNHDIARIKIWNRDLRVVYSDDASLIGRRFPTDDDVREALEGETASDVSNLSEDENTQDRGSGARLLEVYTPLRFDAGDKPEGAFEIYLPYAPIAQGIHEDVLHLWVIIIAGLGLLYLALFRIVQSASRRLRKELRRNEHLAAHDPLTDLVNRARFDELTTEALREVESRRGHVAVLLVDVDRFKDVNDVLGHACGDIVLQELGRRLQDAIPGATVARLGGDEFAVLLRTVTAAPAALDAAQRALSVFRRPITVDGLPVELDASIGVAVAPAHGTTAAALMQRADIAMYVAKRTHSGAELFAIDQDSSSRTRLTMLGELRHAIETGELVLYYQPQLELRTGAIRGFEALVRWNHPVRGVLAPAEFLPLAEHTGLVRPLTRRVLELAARQSAAWRADGVALPISVNLSASNLHDTELPKLVRLLLEAHRLPNDAFNFEITESTIMHDSVRAVEVVKSLRALGARISIDDFGTGYSSFAYLQQLAVDEIKVDMSFVLEMVDNADDATIVRTTIALGHSLRLEVVAEGVETSEALVMLREMGCDLAQGYWLSRPLPAVEALEWLRRHGRGVAAPERWFSKTR
- a CDS encoding pirin family protein, giving the protein MSIEHVRARDRMHTEIDWLDSWHSFSFGGHHDPANTHHGLLLVNNDDRVVAGGGFGTHGHRDMEIVTWVLDGALRHRDSTGTDDVIAPGLAQRMSAGAGIQHSEMNASATEPVHFVQMWVPPDRGGVAPGYEQRDVGDRLAAGGLFPLASGGRAADAAITIHQADATLWVARLGAGETATVPDAPFVHVFVARGSATFAGAGSSEALAVAEGDALRLASGGAGSLAAGPDGAEALIWETYSTVA